The proteins below come from a single Sorghum bicolor cultivar BTx623 chromosome 4, Sorghum_bicolor_NCBIv3, whole genome shotgun sequence genomic window:
- the LOC8085578 gene encoding peroxidase 70, with protein sequence MASFRTWHCLLATSCLFLLLLASPAHGQLSPSFYATSCPTLGLIVRTTMIKALLAERRMGASLVRLFFHDCFVQGCDGSILLDDVGSFVGEKGAGPNVNSVRGFDVIDQIKTNVELICPGVVSCADIVALAARFGTFLLGGPSWAVPLGRRDSTTASLTLANSDLPSPASGLATLVTAFGNKGLSPGDLTALSGAHTIGFSQCQNFRGHIYNDTDIDAAFAALRQRSCPAAPGTGGDTNLAALDVQTQLVFDNAYYRNLLAKRGLLHSDQELFNGGSQDALVRQYSSNPALFASDFAAAMIKMGNISPLTGTAGQIRANCRVVNSS encoded by the exons ATGGCTTCGTTCCGGACGTGGCACTGCTTGCTCGCCACCAGCTGCTTGTTCCTCCTGCTGCTCGCTTCGCCGGCGCACGGGCAGCTCTCGCCGTCCTTCTACGCGACGAGCTGCCCGACGCTGGGGCTCATCGTTCGGACCACCATGATCAAGGCTCTCCTCGCCGAGCGTCGGATGGGCGCGTCCctcgtcaggctcttcttccacGACTGCTTTGTTCAA GGCTGCGACGGCTCCATTCTTCTGGACGACGTCGGCAGCTTCGTCGGCGAGAAGGGCGCCGGCCCCAACGTCAACTCCGTCCGCGGCTTCGACGTCATCGACCAGATCAAGACCAACGTCGAGCTCATCTGCCCCGGCGTTGTCTCCTGCGCCGACATCGTCGCCCTCGCCGCACGATTCGGCACCTTCTTG CTGGGAGGACCAAGTTGGGCGGTGCCGCTCGGCCGGCGcgactcgacgacggcgagcctGACGCTAGCCAACAGCGACCTCCCGTCGCCGGCCTCTGGCCTCGCCACCCTCGTCACGGCATTCGGCAACAAGGGCCTGAGCCCGGGGGACCTGACGGCGCTGTCCGGCGCGCACACCATCGGCTTCTCGCAGTGCCAGAACTTCCGCGGCCACATCTACAACGACACCGACATCGACGCGGCGTTCGCCGCCCTGCGCCAGCGCAGCTGCCCCGCGGCGCCGGGCACCGGCGGCGACACCAACCTGGCGGCGCTCGACGTGCAGACGCAGCTCGTCTTCGACAACGCCTACTACCGCAACCTGCTGGCCAAACGCGGCCTGCTGCACTCCGACCAGGAGCTCTTCAACGGCGGCTCCCAGGACGCGCTGGTGCGGCAGTACAGCTCCAACCCGGCACTCTTCGCCTCAGACTTCGCCGCCGCCATGATAAAGATGGGCAACATCAGCCCGCTCACCGGAACCGCTGGCCAGATCAGGGCAAACTGTAGGGTGGTCAACAGCAGCTGA